A window of the Henckelia pumila isolate YLH828 chromosome 3, ASM3356847v2, whole genome shotgun sequence genome harbors these coding sequences:
- the LOC140892577 gene encoding F-box protein At4g19940-like — MKKKPPIPTPSLRPPPCTGPPTSHDGGMPELLMWPTLPADLIINILLRLPVRSLGKFKCVSKQWLHLITDSYFISAYREISLRNPHIVLLRKTPLLRETHMKKCTRIDLCSFNLDGSCRNDEFSLFLNDDEKNIEVLPSKWDFICFVSESGFYVCNPSTQVTIKLPEASCCTSGEVNAGMGYVKERDEYVLVHLFDRSLDIHVDYDIGCEVLRLREGTDCEWQVVEANCPFVVRGWGVLVKNVFYWMIWDEYNQPGDEAIVSFDLEKEEFGNVSPPDGRFDPQGAWSLVELGGRLCLVDNAACPLIVDIWVLNDLDNHNWVREYSVDMNGYGCDLFKSIILLDYRDGEILMDAKQESLDCYDVEKKHIKRMEHLISGEWTWLRIYTESFFWLGSR; from the coding sequence ATGAAGAAAAAGCCTCCAATTCCGACCCCATCGCTACGACCACCACCGTGTACGGGGCCGCCGACGTCCCATGACGGCGGTATGCCGGAGCTACTTATGTGGCCCACCCTCCCCGCCGATCTGATCATCAACATCCTATTGAGGCTCCCAGTGAGATCCTTGGGTAAGTTCAAATGCGTGTCAAAGCAATGGCTTCACTTAATTACCGACTCGTACTTCATTTCTGCGTATAGGGAAATCAGTTTGCGGAACCCACACATCGTATTACTCAGAAAGACTCCTCTTTTACGAGAAACCCATATGAAAAAGTGCACTAGGATTGATCTTTGTTCGTTTAATCTTGATGGGTCTTGTAGGAATGATgagttttctttgtttctaaACGATGATGAAAAGAACATTGAGGTGCTGCCTTCGAAGTGGGATTTTATTTGCTTTGTGAGTGAGAGTGGGTTCTATGTTTGTAATCCTAGCACTCAGGTGACGATTAAATTACCTGAGGCCAGTTGTTGTACCTCTGGTGAGGTGAATGCGGGGATGGGGTATGTGAAGGAGAGAGATGAGTATGTATTAGTGCATTTGTTCGACAGGAGCTTGGATATACATGTGGATTATGATATTGGCTGTGAGGTTCTGAGATTGAGAGAAGGCACGGATTGCGAGTGGCAGGTAGTGGAGGCAAACTGTCCATTTGTTGTTCGGGGTTGGGGCGTGTTGGTGAAAAATGTGTTTTATTGGATGATTTGGGATGAGTATAATCAGCCAGGGGATGAGGCTATTGTTTCATTTGATCTAGAAAAGGAAGAGTTTGGAAATGTTTCTCCTCCTGACGGACGTTTTGACCCTCAGGGAGCATGGTCGCTGGTTGAATTGGGTGGAAGGTTGTGCTTGGTGGACAATGCAGCTTGTCCACTGATTGTGGATATTTGGGTGTTAAATGATTTAGACAATCATAACTGGGTTCGAGAGTATAGCGTTGATATGAATGGGTATGGCTGCGATTTGTTTAAGTCTATTATTCTATTGGACTATCGGGATGGGGAAATATTGATGGATGCAAAACAAGAGAGTCTTGATTGCTATGATGTGGAAAAAAAGCACATCAAAAGGATGGAACATCTTATTTCAGGGGAATGGACATGGCTGCGGATTTATACAGAAAGCTTCTTTTGGTTGGGAAGTAGATAG